A window of Pseudodesulfovibrio hydrargyri contains these coding sequences:
- a CDS encoding AraC family transcriptional regulator, translating to MARSPSKETAYVSTLPFWGGVELLRARFVTQRFSRHFHEGFAVGCIEDGAMRFSYRGESVVAARGQVNLVVPGEPHDGHGAEESGWAYRMFYLAPEALMTAARELMPRPNLPHFHAGVLDDPALAAMIDRTHRRLERPETSLMEKETRLLRLLEAWIRRHADEPGSEPRTGSEHRAVHRAREIIEDRFAEDLPLSELAREAGLSPFHLVRVFESRLGITPHAYQTQTRIARARHKLAGDGRVADIAMDCGFADQAHLTRLFKRQIGVTPAKYRKMLQNS from the coding sequence ATGGCACGTTCCCCCTCCAAGGAAACCGCGTACGTCTCGACCCTGCCCTTCTGGGGCGGGGTGGAACTGCTGCGCGCCCGCTTCGTGACCCAACGCTTTTCCAGGCACTTCCACGAGGGGTTCGCCGTGGGCTGCATCGAGGACGGGGCCATGCGCTTTTCCTATCGCGGCGAGTCCGTGGTGGCCGCGCGAGGGCAGGTCAACCTGGTGGTCCCGGGCGAACCGCACGACGGCCACGGCGCGGAGGAGTCCGGCTGGGCCTACCGCATGTTCTACCTCGCGCCCGAGGCGCTCATGACCGCCGCCCGCGAGCTCATGCCCCGCCCGAACCTGCCCCATTTCCACGCGGGCGTGCTCGACGACCCGGCCCTGGCCGCGATGATCGACCGCACCCACCGGCGGCTGGAGAGGCCCGAGACCTCGCTCATGGAAAAGGAGACGCGCCTGTTGCGCCTCCTCGAGGCCTGGATCAGACGGCACGCGGACGAGCCGGGGAGCGAGCCCCGCACCGGCAGCGAGCACCGCGCCGTGCACCGCGCCCGCGAAATCATCGAGGACCGCTTTGCCGAGGACCTGCCCCTGTCCGAGCTGGCCCGCGAGGCCGGGCTGTCCCCCTTCCACCTGGTGCGCGTGTTCGAGAGCCGGCTCGGCATCACGCCCCACGCCTACCAGACCCAGACCCGGATCGCCCGCGCCCGGCATAAACTGGCCGGGGACGGACGCGTGGCCGACATCGCCATGGACTGCGGGTTCGCGGACCAGGCGCACCTGACCCGGCTGTTCAAGCGTCAGATAGGGGTCACGCCCGCAAAATACCGCAAGATGCTTCAAAACTCCTGA
- a CDS encoding CatB-related O-acetyltransferase has product MLDPTTRHPMVLPDGTVVKTVVNLNQVIDHPRMEIGDFSYYSNFNPVEDYAAAIAPYLFPLSPERLIIGKFVQIAHGAVFVTSSANHATHGFSTYPFWNFTMTPETGFDEVKALFNQPGRKGDTVIGNDVWLGMEAVVMPGVTIGDGAIIGARAVVSRDVPPYSVVAGNPAREVRKRFDQETVDRLLALRWWDWPLEKIIAKRDAISGADLDALER; this is encoded by the coding sequence ATGCTTGATCCCACCACCCGCCACCCCATGGTCCTGCCGGACGGCACGGTGGTCAAAACCGTGGTCAATCTGAACCAGGTCATCGACCATCCGCGCATGGAGATCGGCGATTTCAGCTATTATTCCAACTTCAACCCGGTGGAGGACTACGCGGCGGCCATCGCCCCGTACCTGTTCCCGCTCAGCCCGGAGCGGCTTATCATCGGCAAGTTCGTCCAGATCGCCCACGGCGCGGTCTTCGTCACCAGTTCGGCCAACCACGCGACGCACGGGTTTTCGACCTACCCCTTCTGGAATTTCACCATGACCCCGGAAACCGGGTTCGACGAGGTCAAGGCGTTGTTTAACCAGCCCGGCCGCAAGGGCGACACGGTCATCGGCAACGATGTCTGGCTCGGCATGGAAGCCGTGGTCATGCCCGGCGTGACCATCGGCGACGGCGCGATCATCGGCGCACGCGCCGTGGTCTCCCGCGACGTGCCCCCCTACTCCGTGGTCGCTGGCAATCCGGCCCGCGAGGTGCGCAAGCGGTTCGACCAGGAAACCGTTGACAGACTCCTCGCCCTCCGCTGGTGGGACTGGCCGCTCGAGAAGATCATAGCCAAGCGCGACGCTATCAGCGGCGCGGACCTGGATGCCCTTGAGCGCTGA
- a CDS encoding DUF2157 domain-containing protein, which produces MKFTNKDLDGAVRAGVIARETRDALVAFFEDGRGGAPAFTMANVLYYLGGLIVIGAMTIFVTDAWERLGGLGHLLIGAGYGLAFLGMGNWLWRKREQRVPGGILVTAAVCMTPLTVYGIQELSGWWVWDAPGMYEDFYRWIKGGWFFMEIGTVAVGGLALRRFRFPFVTLPVAFSLWFLSMDLTAVLYGPDFTWDQRKVVSLCFGLAMLAAGYLVDRRTRQDFAFWLYLFGMIAFWCGLTSLDSDSELGKFVYCCVNLLLMAVSVILQRRVFIVFGALGVSIYLGHLAADVFDDTLSFSFALSGLGLLVILAGLQYHKHREAIEEKALCLLPAAIRRTLPRYR; this is translated from the coding sequence ATGAAGTTCACGAACAAGGACCTGGACGGCGCGGTCCGGGCGGGCGTCATCGCGCGGGAGACGCGCGACGCCCTGGTGGCCTTTTTCGAGGACGGGCGCGGGGGCGCGCCCGCCTTCACCATGGCCAACGTGCTCTACTACCTCGGCGGGCTCATCGTCATCGGGGCCATGACCATCTTCGTCACCGACGCCTGGGAGCGCCTTGGCGGCCTGGGGCATCTGCTCATCGGCGCGGGATACGGACTGGCCTTCCTGGGCATGGGCAATTGGCTGTGGAGGAAAAGGGAGCAGCGCGTGCCCGGCGGCATCCTGGTCACGGCGGCGGTCTGCATGACCCCGCTGACCGTGTACGGCATACAGGAGTTGTCCGGCTGGTGGGTCTGGGACGCGCCCGGCATGTATGAGGATTTCTACCGCTGGATCAAGGGCGGCTGGTTCTTCATGGAGATCGGCACCGTGGCTGTGGGGGGGCTTGCCCTGCGCCGGTTCCGGTTTCCGTTCGTCACCCTGCCCGTCGCGTTCTCCCTGTGGTTCCTGTCCATGGACCTGACGGCCGTGCTCTACGGCCCGGACTTCACCTGGGACCAGCGCAAGGTCGTGTCCCTGTGTTTCGGGCTGGCCATGCTCGCGGCCGGATATCTGGTCGATCGCCGTACCCGGCAGGACTTCGCCTTCTGGCTGTATCTGTTCGGCATGATCGCCTTCTGGTGCGGGCTGACGAGCCTGGACAGCGATTCGGAGCTGGGCAAGTTCGTCTACTGTTGCGTCAACCTGCTGCTTATGGCCGTTTCCGTGATCCTGCAGCGGCGGGTGTTCATCGTCTTCGGGGCCTTGGGCGTGTCCATCTACCTCGGCCACCTCGCTGCGGACGTGTTCGACGACACCCTGTCCTTTTCCTTTGCCCTGAGCGGGCTGGGGTTGCTGGTCATCCTGGCCGGGCTCCAGTACCACAAGCATCGGGAGGCCATCGAGGAGAAGGCGCTTTGCCTGCTCCCGGCCGCCATCCGACGAACGCTCCCCCGATACCGTTAA
- a CDS encoding queuosine precursor transporter codes for MNETLWILFALVDLCMVLVVYRLFGKVGLFGLMVFNLLLCNIQVLKTVQLFGLTTTLGNVLYASVFLATDLLSEFYGKKEARKGVLLGFVTLLMMVAYMQIALLFQPAADDFAQPHLEVLFGFMPRVALASMAAYLVSQLHDVWAFHAIRARTGERLLWLRNNASTMVSQLLDSVIFCVIAFWGVFPMNVFMEILLSTYLIKFVVAALDTPFIYLAKRVFHKEQAAQSA; via the coding sequence ATGAACGAGACACTATGGATTCTTTTCGCTCTGGTGGACCTGTGCATGGTCCTGGTGGTCTACCGGCTGTTCGGCAAGGTCGGATTGTTCGGGCTGATGGTCTTCAACCTGCTGCTGTGCAACATCCAGGTGCTCAAGACCGTGCAGCTGTTCGGGCTGACCACGACGCTGGGCAACGTGCTCTACGCCAGCGTGTTCCTGGCCACGGACCTCTTGAGTGAATTCTACGGCAAGAAAGAGGCGCGCAAGGGCGTGCTGCTGGGGTTCGTGACCCTGCTCATGATGGTCGCGTACATGCAGATCGCCCTGCTGTTCCAGCCTGCGGCCGACGACTTCGCCCAGCCGCACCTGGAGGTCCTGTTCGGATTCATGCCGCGCGTGGCCCTGGCCTCCATGGCCGCCTATCTGGTCTCCCAGCTGCACGACGTCTGGGCCTTCCACGCCATCCGCGCGCGCACGGGCGAGAGGCTTCTGTGGTTGCGCAACAACGCCTCGACCATGGTCAGCCAGCTGCTCGACTCGGTGATCTTCTGCGTCATCGCGTTCTGGGGCGTGTTCCCGATGAACGTGTTCATGGAGATCCTGCTGTCCACCTACCTCATCAAATTCGTGGTGGCCGCCCTGGACACCCCGTTCATCTACCTGGCCAAGCGCGTGTTCCACAAGGAACAGGCCGCCCAGTCCGCGTAG
- a CDS encoding SPOR domain-containing protein — MAENLEPKYKVKVPKLNAAKKKYDFSLSLSGLISITGVGVLALTFFFVMGILIGRGYRPEADVPPLQDIMPSSEHGQLAAESKPPEVLTLEELDYQDRLKASPQQLLDTREETQPAHEPKPEPKPEPRPEPSPAASAQPETVKTTPAQPGEAVFDYVYQVASFRKADMAGALRDKLAGAGLNARVESGQANGSTWHRVQVLHHGTPASTSDMKGVLARFGIGKPLLKKKTAAN; from the coding sequence ATGGCGGAAAATCTGGAACCGAAATACAAGGTCAAGGTGCCCAAGCTCAACGCGGCCAAGAAGAAGTACGACTTCTCCCTGTCCCTGTCCGGGCTGATCAGCATCACCGGGGTGGGCGTTCTGGCGCTGACCTTCTTCTTCGTCATGGGCATCCTCATCGGGCGCGGCTACCGGCCCGAGGCCGACGTGCCACCGCTTCAGGATATCATGCCCAGCAGCGAGCACGGCCAGCTGGCCGCGGAGTCCAAGCCGCCCGAGGTCCTGACCCTGGAGGAACTGGACTACCAGGACCGCCTCAAGGCCTCGCCCCAGCAGTTGCTCGACACTCGGGAGGAGACCCAGCCCGCGCACGAACCGAAACCCGAGCCCAAGCCCGAGCCCAGGCCGGAACCCTCGCCCGCCGCGTCCGCGCAGCCCGAGACGGTCAAGACGACCCCGGCCCAGCCCGGCGAGGCGGTCTTCGACTACGTCTACCAGGTGGCTTCCTTCCGCAAGGCGGACATGGCCGGTGCGCTGCGCGACAAATTGGCCGGAGCGGGCCTGAACGCCCGGGTCGAGTCGGGACAGGCCAACGGCTCCACCTGGCACCGTGTCCAGGTCCTGCACCACGGCACACCGGCGTCCACATCGGACATGAAGGGTGTACTGGCCAGGTTCGGCATAGGCAAGCCGCTGCTCAAGAAGAAGACCGCCGCGAACTGA
- the tyrS gene encoding tyrosine--tRNA ligase → MNIFDELKWRGLINQVSDEDKVREYLSEPGATMYCGFDPTAESLHVGNLVPLLCLVRMKKAGHNPLYLMGGATGRIGDPSGKDKERELSDAEKLDERLELIKHQVRRFVERNTGERPTIVNNYDWTKDMTCIELLRDVGKHFTVNWMLQKESVKGRIGREETGISYTEFSYMILQSYDFYHLYKNHDCRLQIGGGDQWGNITAGCEFIRRRYAVDGESAEAFALTFPLITTASGKKFGKSEGNAVYLNADLTSPYAFYQFFINTDDADVIKFLKLFTFLTPEEIAELEKQTGEAPHLRTAQKRLAEEVTTMIHGKHELERVLAATEALFGKGDLKAIDPGTLRSALESAPAVRYAPGDVPDLPQMLVDLGLVKSKGQARKDIQGGGVYINGERVEGDDILDTHFIAGELLVIRKGKKNYGLVTKG, encoded by the coding sequence GTGAATATCTTTGATGAGTTGAAATGGCGGGGGCTGATCAATCAGGTTTCTGACGAAGACAAGGTGCGCGAGTATCTGTCCGAGCCGGGGGCCACCATGTATTGCGGCTTCGATCCCACCGCCGAATCCCTGCACGTGGGCAACCTCGTCCCCCTGCTCTGCCTGGTGCGCATGAAAAAGGCGGGCCACAACCCCCTGTATCTCATGGGCGGGGCCACGGGCCGCATCGGCGACCCCTCGGGCAAGGACAAGGAGCGCGAGCTGTCCGACGCCGAGAAGCTCGACGAGCGCCTCGAACTCATCAAGCACCAGGTGCGCCGCTTCGTGGAACGCAACACCGGCGAGCGCCCGACCATCGTCAACAACTACGACTGGACCAAGGACATGACCTGCATCGAGCTGTTGCGCGACGTGGGCAAGCACTTCACGGTCAACTGGATGCTCCAGAAGGAGTCGGTCAAGGGCCGCATCGGCCGCGAAGAGACCGGCATCTCCTACACCGAGTTCTCCTACATGATCCTGCAGTCCTACGACTTCTACCATCTGTACAAGAACCACGACTGCCGGCTGCAGATCGGCGGCGGCGACCAGTGGGGCAACATCACCGCGGGCTGCGAGTTCATCCGCCGCCGCTATGCGGTGGACGGCGAGTCTGCCGAGGCGTTCGCCCTGACCTTCCCGCTGATCACAACGGCTTCCGGCAAGAAGTTCGGCAAGTCCGAGGGCAACGCCGTGTACCTCAACGCGGACCTGACCTCGCCCTACGCTTTCTACCAGTTCTTCATCAACACCGACGACGCGGACGTGATCAAGTTCCTCAAGCTGTTCACCTTCCTCACCCCCGAGGAGATCGCCGAGCTGGAGAAGCAGACCGGGGAGGCCCCGCACCTGCGCACGGCCCAGAAGCGGCTGGCCGAAGAGGTCACCACCATGATCCACGGCAAGCACGAACTGGAGCGTGTCCTGGCCGCCACCGAGGCCCTGTTCGGCAAGGGCGATCTCAAGGCCATCGACCCGGGCACCCTGCGCTCGGCCCTGGAATCCGCCCCGGCCGTGCGCTACGCCCCGGGCGACGTGCCCGACCTGCCCCAGATGCTGGTGGACCTCGGCCTGGTCAAGTCCAAGGGCCAGGCCCGCAAGGACATCCAGGGCGGCGGCGTATACATCAACGGCGAACGCGTGGAGGGCGACGATATCCTCGACACCCACTTCATCGCCGGAGAGCTTCTGGTCATCCGCAAGGGCAAAAAAAACTATGGGTTGGTTACCAAAGGCTAA
- a CDS encoding FUSC family protein — translation MTQPLSFHLSLRLREALKAGLAMAVTCGVSLSLGWDNPSWACIAVAVVSMPTIGESINRSFHRLLGTVMGGLVALMIAVLFPQDRWLFLLCLSLWVAFSAYRMTVSRYLYVWFIAGYVGTLIAAYIGSGPQGLFNVFTARIQETALGIIVYAVISTLIWPQKSSDELNRLLVDLLNTQKTLFNRYFDLMSGHGGEETEASLYATETQLVARLAQRLQAAEIEQFEVYETRHRWRQTLGLCQELMEVLELWRESLSELRGVDAAALFSNLDDYRADLLRRLDLAGLSREGNGDAIPPETGLNADTERLAELPHHARAVVHNVQLLMERLERVSHSLATGVRRISADSGPTPEPANAGGHAAARLPDEDSLMAVFHALLAFWMGAFFWIYVDVPGHMMFVVFVSVFAVLALMGQQVDWVKLFAAEAWGALLGGLLYVFVMPHLSGYFGLGTLLFVFTSSLYYVFWHPRMTMLKMASIMPFLLLTGIQNKPSYDFAVFANNATGMLLSIVFTAFAFNFPYSQRPEKMFMRVTRRYFHQAGQFLERFVRQPPPRERQPALRASLARMQTSAGKIGGWGRSIDYKLMPCNPPERTSALVGCLNSITYRFRMLADAGRQTLPMGDACRAQALAWEAAIGGALEPWTMGRFEVADVPALRTRLASLEAGLENVLSTFPVEDGEEAYAGTSRLLGCYRALYRALITYAETADGIDWNHWRESRF, via the coding sequence ATGACACAGCCGCTATCATTCCATCTGTCGCTTCGCCTCCGGGAGGCGCTCAAGGCCGGGTTGGCCATGGCGGTCACCTGCGGCGTGTCGCTCAGTCTGGGCTGGGACAACCCCTCCTGGGCCTGCATCGCCGTGGCGGTGGTCAGTATGCCCACGATCGGCGAATCCATAAACAGGAGCTTTCACCGCTTGCTGGGCACGGTCATGGGCGGCCTGGTCGCCCTGATGATCGCCGTGCTGTTCCCCCAGGACCGATGGCTATTCCTGCTCTGCCTGTCGCTCTGGGTCGCTTTCTCGGCGTACCGCATGACCGTGTCGCGGTACCTCTACGTCTGGTTCATCGCCGGCTACGTCGGGACTCTGATCGCGGCTTACATAGGCTCCGGCCCCCAGGGCCTCTTCAACGTATTCACCGCGCGGATTCAGGAGACGGCCCTGGGCATCATCGTCTATGCGGTCATCTCCACGCTCATCTGGCCGCAAAAGAGTTCGGACGAACTCAACCGCCTCCTGGTCGATCTCCTGAACACCCAGAAAACCCTTTTCAACCGATATTTCGATCTGATGTCCGGCCATGGCGGCGAGGAGACGGAAGCATCCCTGTACGCCACGGAAACGCAACTCGTGGCCCGGCTGGCCCAGCGTCTGCAAGCGGCCGAGATAGAGCAGTTCGAGGTCTATGAAACGCGGCACCGGTGGAGGCAAACCCTGGGGCTATGCCAGGAACTCATGGAAGTCCTTGAACTGTGGCGGGAAAGCCTGAGCGAGTTGCGGGGGGTGGACGCCGCCGCCCTGTTCTCCAACCTGGACGACTACCGGGCCGACTTGCTGCGTCGGCTGGACCTGGCCGGCCTTTCCCGGGAAGGAAACGGGGATGCGATCCCTCCGGAGACCGGACTGAACGCGGACACGGAACGGCTGGCAGAACTGCCGCACCACGCCCGCGCCGTCGTGCACAACGTCCAGCTTCTCATGGAACGCCTGGAGCGGGTCAGCCACTCCCTGGCCACCGGCGTCCGCAGGATATCGGCGGACTCCGGCCCTACCCCGGAACCGGCGAACGCGGGCGGCCACGCGGCGGCCCGGCTGCCGGACGAGGACAGCCTCATGGCGGTCTTCCACGCCTTGCTCGCCTTCTGGATGGGCGCGTTTTTCTGGATTTACGTGGATGTTCCGGGGCACATGATGTTCGTCGTCTTTGTCAGCGTCTTCGCCGTACTCGCCCTCATGGGTCAGCAGGTGGACTGGGTCAAACTGTTCGCCGCGGAGGCCTGGGGCGCCTTGCTGGGCGGACTTTTATACGTCTTCGTCATGCCGCATCTTTCCGGTTACTTCGGACTGGGGACCCTGTTGTTCGTGTTCACATCGTCGCTCTACTACGTCTTCTGGCATCCCCGGATGACCATGCTGAAGATGGCCAGCATCATGCCGTTCCTTCTGTTGACCGGCATCCAGAACAAGCCGAGCTACGACTTCGCGGTCTTTGCCAACAACGCCACGGGCATGCTCCTGTCCATCGTGTTCACGGCCTTCGCCTTCAACTTCCCGTATTCCCAGCGCCCCGAAAAGATGTTCATGCGCGTGACCAGGCGCTATTTTCATCAGGCAGGCCAGTTCCTGGAGCGCTTCGTCCGCCAACCCCCGCCGCGGGAACGGCAACCGGCGCTGCGGGCGTCCCTGGCCCGGATGCAGACCTCGGCGGGCAAGATCGGTGGATGGGGCCGAAGCATCGACTACAAACTGATGCCCTGCAATCCGCCGGAAAGGACCTCGGCCCTGGTAGGCTGCCTGAACTCCATCACCTACCGCTTCCGGATGCTGGCCGACGCCGGACGCCAGACGCTCCCCATGGGGGACGCGTGCCGGGCGCAGGCCCTGGCGTGGGAGGCGGCCATTGGGGGGGCTCTCGAGCCCTGGACCATGGGAAGGTTCGAGGTTGCGGACGTCCCGGCCCTGCGCACGCGCCTGGCCTCCCTGGAGGCCGGACTGGAAAACGTCCTGTCCACGTTCCCTGTCGAGGACGGGGAGGAGGCCTATGCCGGGACGTCCCGGCTGCTCGGGTGCTACCGGGCGCTCTACCGGGCGCTCATAACCTATGCCGAAACCGCCGACGGGATCGACTGGAACCATTGGCGCGAATCAAGATTTTAA
- a CDS encoding TetR/AcrR family transcriptional regulator, translating to MKKTQQAKETSPDAPRRRRNPVATRKAILDSARLAFTRYGYDRASVREISKNAGVTAMLVKHYFGSKEKLFEEVVGETLSLHGILRSETAKPRREAGVMGREMAEALVASSPSELSPDGTVILLRSVGNDQAAGILRDNAKGYLESAAEALGGDNPDIRAALCVALISGYKLMRQVVALPALVNADQEEITRLLAPLFAKLAGTEPE from the coding sequence ATGAAGAAGACGCAACAGGCCAAAGAAACCTCACCGGACGCGCCCAGGCGGCGGCGCAATCCCGTGGCCACCCGCAAGGCCATTCTGGACTCGGCTCGCCTGGCCTTCACCAGATACGGGTACGACCGCGCCAGCGTGCGCGAGATCTCCAAAAACGCCGGGGTCACCGCCATGCTCGTCAAGCATTACTTCGGGTCCAAGGAGAAGCTCTTCGAGGAAGTGGTCGGGGAGACCTTGAGCCTGCACGGCATCCTGCGTTCCGAAACCGCGAAGCCACGCCGGGAGGCCGGGGTCATGGGCCGGGAAATGGCCGAGGCGCTCGTCGCCAGTTCGCCCTCAGAATTGAGCCCGGACGGCACGGTGATCCTGCTGCGCTCCGTGGGCAACGACCAGGCCGCCGGGATCCTGCGGGACAACGCCAAGGGTTATCTCGAATCCGCTGCCGAGGCGTTGGGGGGAGACAACCCCGACATCCGGGCCGCATTGTGCGTCGCCCTGATTTCTGGATACAAGCTCATGCGCCAGGTCGTCGCCCTGCCCGCCCTGGTCAACGCGGACCAGGAGGAGATTACCCGCCTGCTGGCCCCGCTCTTCGCCAAACTGGCCGGAACCGAACCGGAATAA
- the argS gene encoding arginine--tRNA ligase produces the protein MRAKIHLEGALKQALDNFGWPWPEKAVIEPPKDSSFGDMSANVAMMLAKEAKKAPRAVAEDIKGALAGDPLIEKIEIAGPGFLNFTFAPAFWRETVGVILDQGEAYGCSTMGNGTRVQVEYVSANPTGPLHIGHGRGAALGDSLTRILEKAGYDVQAEYYINDAGRQMLILGGSILYRARQVAGQDPAEPEDYYKGEYITDIARDLMAERPDLLDLPEPEAVEACKVYGKDIILQGIKDDLAAFHVRHDVWFSEQSLVDDGKVDETFADLTASGMGYAADGAFWFKSTELGDDKDRVLRKSNGDTTYFASDIAYHDNKFKRGFDLVIDIWGADHHGYVPRMMAACEALGKPGGLSVILVNLVNLLRDGQPIAMSTRAGQFETLKDVVDEVGSDAARFMFLSRKSDSKLDFDLELVKQKSMDNPVYYVQYAHARIRSLDRKAEEAGVKAAAVGPESLAQLDTEWDLELLKLLDQYPDYVEAAAKAQSPHLISMYLQELASTLHRYYTNCHVLSAEPGVASARLMLLDCVAGVVAGGLGLLGVNAPESM, from the coding sequence ATGAGAGCGAAAATACATTTGGAAGGGGCGCTGAAACAGGCGCTCGACAACTTCGGCTGGCCGTGGCCGGAAAAGGCGGTCATCGAGCCGCCCAAGGACAGTTCCTTCGGCGACATGTCGGCCAACGTGGCCATGATGCTGGCCAAGGAAGCGAAGAAGGCCCCGCGCGCGGTGGCCGAGGACATCAAGGGCGCGCTTGCGGGCGACCCGCTCATCGAAAAGATCGAGATCGCCGGGCCCGGTTTCCTGAATTTCACCTTTGCCCCCGCCTTCTGGCGCGAGACCGTGGGCGTCATCCTGGACCAGGGCGAGGCCTACGGTTGCTCGACCATGGGCAACGGCACCCGGGTGCAGGTGGAGTACGTGTCCGCCAACCCCACCGGGCCGCTGCACATCGGCCACGGCCGGGGCGCGGCGCTCGGCGACTCCCTGACCCGCATCCTGGAAAAGGCCGGGTATGACGTCCAGGCCGAATACTATATCAATGACGCGGGCCGCCAGATGCTCATCCTGGGCGGCTCCATCCTGTACCGCGCCCGCCAGGTCGCCGGACAGGACCCGGCCGAGCCCGAGGACTACTACAAGGGCGAGTACATCACCGACATCGCCCGCGACCTGATGGCCGAGCGGCCCGATCTGCTCGACCTGCCCGAACCCGAGGCCGTGGAGGCCTGCAAGGTCTACGGCAAGGACATCATCCTGCAGGGCATCAAGGACGACCTGGCCGCCTTCCACGTGCGCCACGACGTCTGGTTCTCGGAGCAGTCCCTGGTGGACGACGGCAAGGTGGACGAGACCTTCGCCGACCTGACCGCGTCCGGCATGGGCTACGCGGCGGACGGCGCGTTCTGGTTCAAGTCCACGGAACTGGGCGACGACAAGGACCGCGTGCTGCGCAAGTCCAACGGCGACACCACCTATTTCGCGTCCGACATCGCCTACCACGACAACAAGTTCAAGCGCGGCTTCGACCTGGTCATCGACATATGGGGCGCGGACCATCACGGCTACGTGCCGCGCATGATGGCGGCCTGCGAGGCGCTCGGCAAGCCGGGCGGCCTGTCCGTCATCCTGGTCAACCTGGTCAACCTGCTGCGCGACGGCCAGCCCATCGCCATGTCCACCCGCGCGGGCCAGTTCGAGACCCTCAAGGACGTGGTCGACGAGGTCGGCTCGGACGCGGCCCGGTTCATGTTCCTGTCGCGCAAGTCCGACTCCAAGCTCGATTTCGACCTGGAGCTGGTCAAGCAGAAGTCCATGGACAACCCGGTCTACTACGTGCAGTACGCCCACGCGCGCATCCGCTCCCTGGACCGCAAGGCCGAGGAGGCGGGCGTCAAGGCAGCCGCCGTGGGCCCGGAATCCCTGGCCCAGCTCGACACCGAGTGGGACCTGGAGCTGCTCAAGCTCCTGGACCAGTACCCTGACTATGTGGAGGCCGCGGCCAAGGCCCAGAGCCCGCACCTGATCTCCATGTATTTGCAGGAGCTTGCCTCAACGCTTCATAGGTACTATACCAATTGCCATGTGCTCAGCGCCGAGCCCGGGGTCGCCTCGGCCCGGCTCATGCTGCTCGACTGCGTGGCCGGTGTCGTGGCTGGCGGTCTCGGCCTGCTGGGCGTGAACGCCCCGGAGTCCATGTAA
- a CDS encoding DMT family transporter: protein MPEKHFAYLNLSLAMILVGSSVVAGKIMVDELPVFMASALRFALALIILLPIIRLREGGLPRLSRLTWAKLAVQSLCGSFLFTVFLLYGLTLTGPASAGVITSTTPACMGIIAWLFLKDRPSRKVLTGILLSMAGVLVINLVQAAPHGAPGGANPVLGNLLVLAAVLFESLFLLIRKTVPEPLSPMAVSTIISLFGLLWFLPMGVYEAAHTDLAAISPTGWLVVFYYGAFVTVLAYLFWFAGITKVPPSTAGVFTAIMPVAALVLSALVLGEPIGWQQLTGCACVLGGIVLISR, encoded by the coding sequence ATGCCTGAAAAACACTTCGCCTATCTCAATCTGTCCCTGGCCATGATCCTGGTCGGCAGTTCCGTGGTGGCCGGCAAGATCATGGTCGACGAGCTGCCCGTGTTCATGGCCTCCGCCCTGCGCTTCGCCCTGGCCCTCATCATCCTCCTGCCCATCATCCGGCTGCGCGAGGGCGGCCTGCCGCGCCTGTCCCGCCTGACCTGGGCCAAGCTGGCCGTCCAATCCCTGTGCGGCTCGTTCCTGTTCACGGTCTTCCTGCTCTATGGCCTGACCCTGACCGGCCCGGCCTCGGCGGGCGTGATCACCTCGACCACCCCGGCCTGCATGGGAATCATCGCCTGGCTCTTCCTCAAGGACCGTCCGTCGCGCAAGGTCCTGACCGGCATCCTCCTGTCCATGGCGGGCGTGCTGGTCATCAACCTGGTCCAGGCCGCCCCGCACGGCGCGCCCGGCGGCGCGAACCCCGTCCTCGGCAATCTGCTCGTCCTGGCCGCCGTGCTCTTCGAATCCCTGTTCCTGCTCATCCGCAAGACCGTGCCCGAACCGCTCTCCCCCATGGCCGTGTCGACCATCATCTCCCTGTTCGGCCTGCTCTGGTTCCTGCCCATGGGCGTATACGAGGCCGCCCATACCGACCTCGCCGCCATCTCCCCGACCGGCTGGCTGGTGGTCTTCTACTACGGCGCGTTCGTCACCGTGCTCGCCTACCTCTTCTGGTTCGCGGGCATCACCAAGGTCCCGCCGTCCACCGCGGGCGTGTTCACCGCCATCATGCCCGTGGCCGCCCTGGTCCTGTCCGCCCTGGTATTGGGCGAACCCATCGGCTGGCAACAGCTCACCGGCTGCGCCTGCGTGCTCGGCGGCATCGTGCTGATATCGAGATAA